Genomic segment of Candidatus Latescibacter sp.:
ATGAGTGACAGTTAAAAAAAAACGGGCTGTTCCATCATCCTCTTACCGCTTGGTCGGAGGTGGGAGCAGCCCGTTTTATTGACTTACTTCGTATTTTTTTCTTTCAGCTTTTTTTCGATGGCGGCGGGGAAACCCTGGAGGATATGGCTGGCGTCATAGTTTATACTGTCGACCACGACAACATGAAACCCGAGGATGGAAACAAAGGGATTGGAAACATCACCAACTTTGAGGCCGCGGACAGCCTGGAAGTATTCGGGAAGCATCTCCTCCGGTTTCTGCCAGACCATGTAGCCGCTGGTTTCGCGGAGCTCATCATAGGTGTTGTACTTTTCAAGGATTTCATCAAAACCCGTTCCATCGACAATCTGGTCATGGATTTTGGTGAGAGCATCCAAAACTGCAAGGCTGTCATCATGATCGGGTATGATGGCAAAAAGGATATGCTGGGCGTGACGTTTCTGGCTGCGGATTTCAAGCAGTTTGATAATGTGGAACCCAAACTGCGTTTTTACCGGCCCACGGATTTCGCCCGGTTTCATGGAGAAAACCGCCTCCGAAAAAGGTTTCACCATTTGCTTGAAAGAGAAAAAGCCCAGATCGCCTCCGGATTTTTGAACACCGGGTTCTTGGGAGTATTTTCGGGCGAGGGAGGAAAAATCCTCCCCTGATTTGGTTTTTTTCAGGCATTCGTATACCCTTTTCAGCACTTTATTTTCCAGTTCCGGAGATGGAGTCGGCTCAAGAAGAATCTGTCGGAGACGGTATTGCACAGGGACCCTATCGTTTTTCGAATCCCGAAAGGCAAATGACGAAGGTGCCATGCTGATTCCGAGAAAAGTAAGCGTTATGATAAAAGTATTAAACCTCATGACTATTCCTTATGTTTGAAAAGCTTGTGAAAAACACTTTTATTGAATGAAATCCCCGCTTTTTCTAAACTCACCTCTTGGTCTCCTCTCTATTCTATAGAGGAGATAACTCGTTGCGAGCCTTCTAGTTCCCCCTCTATAGTATAGAGAGGGGGTCAGGGGGTGAGTTTCGTGCTAATGACTCCCTGTATAATAACTCTCCGAACCCTGTAAGGCAAGA
This window contains:
- a CDS encoding peptidylprolyl isomerase, translated to MRFNTFIITLTFLGISMAPSSFAFRDSKNDRVPVQYRLRQILLEPTPSPELENKVLKRVYECLKKTKSGEDFSSLARKYSQEPGVQKSGGDLGFFSFKQMVKPFSEAVFSMKPGEIRGPVKTQFGFHIIKLLEIRSQKRHAQHILFAIIPDHDDSLAVLDALTKIHDQIVDGTGFDEILEKYNTYDELRETSGYMVWQKPEEMLPEYFQAVRGLKVGDVSNPFVSILGFHVVVVDSINYDASHILQGFPAAIEKKLKEKNTK